The Mucilaginibacter mallensis genome has a segment encoding these proteins:
- a CDS encoding single-stranded DNA-binding protein, giving the protein MNTLKNSVRLVGNLGMDPEVKSFDNNRKLARLSIATNESYKNDKGEKITETQWHHLVLWGAQAKLAEDYLKKGDEVAIEGKLANRNYTDKDGVKRYVTEIVVNEFLKMR; this is encoded by the coding sequence ATGAATACATTAAAAAACAGTGTGCGCCTGGTAGGCAACCTGGGCATGGATCCCGAAGTAAAAAGCTTTGACAATAACCGCAAATTAGCACGCCTGTCAATAGCTACCAACGAGAGTTATAAGAATGATAAAGGCGAAAAAATAACCGAAACCCAATGGCACCACCTTGTATTATGGGGAGCGCAGGCAAAGCTTGCCGAAGATTACCTTAAAAAGGGTGATGAAGTAGCCATTGAAGGAAAATTAGCAAATCGCAACTATACTGACAAAGATGGCGTAAAAAGATATGTAACAGAGATTGTTGTAAACGAATTTCTGAAAATGAGATAA
- a CDS encoding OsmC family protein, whose product MKRTAKAHWNGTLQEGKGEISTQSTVLNNTNYSFKTRFADGIGTNPEELIAAAHAGCFTMAVGAALTQAGFTPGDLTTDAVLDLDMAALSITAIHLSLVGSAIEGVSADKFKEIAEGAKANCIISKALNVPITLDIQYQ is encoded by the coding sequence ATGAAACGTACAGCAAAAGCACATTGGAACGGTACCTTACAAGAAGGTAAAGGCGAAATAAGCACTCAAAGCACCGTACTTAACAATACCAACTATTCATTTAAAACCCGTTTTGCCGATGGGATAGGCACTAATCCAGAAGAACTGATAGCTGCTGCGCATGCAGGCTGCTTTACCATGGCGGTTGGTGCTGCTTTAACACAGGCTGGCTTTACCCCGGGCGACTTAACCACCGACGCGGTGTTAGACCTGGATATGGCTGCGCTAAGCATCACTGCTATTCATTTGTCATTGGTTGGTTCAGCAATTGAAGGTGTATCAGCTGATAAGTTCAAAGAAATTGCCGAAGGCGCGAAAGCTAATTGTATCATCTCAAAAGCACTGAACGTGCCTATTACTTTAGATATTCAATACCAATAA
- a CDS encoding lysylphosphatidylglycerol synthase transmembrane domain-containing protein — MTKIEDSIVNEVEEEVKPKTWKDRLWSATKLILKIAITSALLYYVFSKVHFSDVKARLINANYWWMLAGVFFYFLSMVASSWRLLSFFKSINLKLDPKFNFRLYLLGIFYNFLLPGGIGGDGYKIYLLNKTYKLPAKKVFWAILFDRLSGLWAIGLIIVCLKIFVPQIPIHMAIPLGVFAVGSVVYYLVVMKFFKDFGRHFFTGHAKAILVQSLQVMTIIMVLLGQDFTGKFAPYLLAFLISAIAAVVPVTIGGAGARELVFQKSATYFHIDAGLGIYISISFYLISLLVALTGIYYLLRPSRLTAGLPKAEEVQEIKE, encoded by the coding sequence ATGACAAAAATTGAAGACTCCATTGTAAACGAGGTGGAAGAAGAGGTTAAGCCCAAAACCTGGAAAGACAGGCTTTGGAGCGCGACCAAACTCATATTAAAAATCGCCATTACCTCGGCATTACTTTATTACGTATTTAGTAAGGTTCATTTTAGCGACGTAAAGGCAAGGCTGATAAACGCTAATTACTGGTGGATGCTGGCCGGCGTATTTTTCTATTTTTTGTCGATGGTTGCCTCGTCATGGCGGTTACTAAGTTTCTTTAAATCCATAAATTTAAAGCTGGATCCTAAGTTTAATTTCAGGCTGTACCTTTTAGGTATATTTTATAATTTCCTGCTGCCGGGTGGCATCGGGGGCGATGGTTACAAGATCTATCTGCTGAATAAAACTTATAAATTGCCTGCTAAGAAAGTTTTCTGGGCCATATTATTTGACAGGCTGAGCGGTTTATGGGCAATCGGATTGATTATTGTTTGCCTTAAAATATTTGTTCCGCAAATACCTATTCACATGGCTATCCCGCTTGGCGTTTTTGCTGTAGGTAGCGTTGTTTACTATTTGGTGGTGATGAAGTTCTTCAAAGATTTTGGCCGTCATTTTTTTACAGGCCATGCCAAAGCTATTTTGGTGCAGTCGTTACAGGTAATGACCATTATCATGGTACTTTTAGGGCAGGATTTCACCGGGAAGTTTGCTCCGTACCTGTTAGCTTTCCTTATTTCGGCAATAGCAGCAGTTGTGCCTGTAACCATTGGCGGTGCAGGTGCCCGTGAATTGGTTTTTCAAAAATCAGCTACTTATTTTCATATTGATGCAGGGTTGGGAATATATATCAGTATATCGTTCTACCTTATATCGTTACTGGTTGCATTAACGGGCATTTATTATTTATTGCGCCCTAGCCGACTTACCGCAGGCCTGCCAAAAGCCGAAGAAGTACAAGAAATAAAGGAATAG
- a CDS encoding agmatine deiminase family protein, whose protein sequence is MAANQNFRTSGLSDFPTGSGFHFPAEWAPHTATWLSWPHKEESWPEKIGMIYSKYAEFVKVLTEGELVRINVVDEQMTAFAKEQLLAVGVDLTKVEFFEFPTNDAWCRDHGPAFLINSDTKEKVIVDWGYNAWGGKYPPFDLDDVIPTKIGEHFGLPVYNPGIVMEGGSVDFNGKGTVLTTTACLLNENRNPHLTKEQIEQYLQNYYGVEQVLWLGDGIIGDDTDGHIDDITRFVNEDTVVTVVEDNPEDENYHILQENLEILKTMRLLNGKPLNIIELPMPDPVIYDDQRLPASYANFYIGNAAVVVPTYRCDKDAIALEILQQCFPDRKVVGIDSTDIIWGLGSFHCLSQQEPAV, encoded by the coding sequence ATGGCAGCAAATCAAAACTTCCGGACTTCCGGACTTTCCGACTTTCCGACTGGTAGTGGCTTCCACTTCCCCGCTGAATGGGCACCACATACTGCTACCTGGCTGAGCTGGCCTCATAAAGAGGAATCATGGCCGGAGAAGATCGGCATGATATACAGCAAATACGCTGAGTTTGTTAAGGTATTAACCGAAGGCGAACTGGTGCGCATAAATGTAGTTGATGAGCAAATGACTGCTTTTGCTAAGGAGCAATTGCTGGCTGTTGGTGTCGATCTGACTAAAGTTGAATTTTTCGAATTCCCAACCAATGATGCCTGGTGCCGCGATCATGGACCAGCGTTTTTGATCAATAGCGATACTAAGGAGAAAGTTATCGTCGACTGGGGTTATAACGCCTGGGGTGGCAAATATCCACCGTTTGATCTGGATGATGTTATCCCAACCAAAATAGGCGAGCATTTTGGCTTGCCGGTTTATAATCCGGGTATTGTGATGGAAGGCGGTTCGGTTGATTTTAATGGCAAAGGCACTGTGTTAACCACCACCGCCTGCCTGCTGAACGAGAACCGCAACCCGCATCTCACCAAAGAACAAATAGAACAATACTTGCAAAATTACTACGGTGTTGAGCAGGTGCTATGGCTGGGCGATGGCATTATAGGTGACGATACCGACGGCCATATTGATGATATTACCCGCTTTGTAAATGAAGATACCGTGGTAACCGTTGTTGAGGATAATCCTGAAGACGAGAACTACCACATATTGCAAGAAAACCTGGAAATCCTTAAAACCATGCGCCTGCTGAATGGCAAACCACTCAATATTATTGAACTGCCAATGCCCGATCCTGTTATTTATGACGACCAGCGTTTACCTGCCTCCTACGCTAACTTTTACATCGGCAATGCGGCTGTAGTTGTACCAACCTATCGTTGCGATAAGGATGCCATAGCGCTTGAAATACTGCAGCAATGCTTCCCCGACCGTAAAGTTGTGGGTATTGATTCTACCGATATTATCTGGGGATTGGGTAGTTTCCATTGTTTGAGTCAGCAGGAACCGGCGGTTTAG
- a CDS encoding SDR family NAD(P)-dependent oxidoreductase has translation MNIIITGASSGVGFEAVIELILTGKHKVIALARSQDKLERLLEIANNLNPECSLYAIAFDVVHDDYDSLLQFIEANFDNRIDVLINNAGVLINKNFTELLESDFVEMLQSNFIGHVRMIQGVLQLMPAGSHIVNIGSMGGFQGSAKFPGLSAYSASKAALHTLTECLAQEFNEKGIKVNCLALGSAQTEMLEKAFPGYESPVMAFQMGKYIADFALTGHQFFNGKVLPVALSTP, from the coding sequence ATGAACATCATTATAACAGGTGCCAGCAGCGGTGTTGGCTTTGAGGCGGTAATTGAACTTATATTAACGGGCAAGCATAAAGTGATAGCACTTGCGCGCTCACAGGATAAACTGGAGCGTTTGCTGGAGATAGCCAATAATTTAAACCCGGAGTGTAGCTTATATGCCATTGCCTTTGATGTTGTGCATGATGATTATGATAGCCTGCTGCAATTTATCGAAGCCAATTTTGATAACCGGATTGATGTTTTAATAAACAATGCCGGGGTGTTAATTAACAAGAATTTTACCGAGCTTTTGGAAAGCGATTTTGTTGAAATGCTGCAAAGTAATTTCATTGGCCATGTGCGCATGATACAAGGAGTGTTGCAGCTTATGCCTGCCGGATCGCACATTGTGAATATTGGCAGTATGGGTGGTTTCCAGGGTAGCGCCAAGTTTCCGGGATTATCGGCATATTCAGCAAGTAAAGCCGCTTTGCACACGTTAACCGAATGTTTGGCACAGGAATTTAACGAAAAAGGTATAAAAGTAAACTGCCTTGCGCTCGGATCGGCGCAAACTGAGATGCTTGAAAAAGCGTTCCCGGGATACGAATCGCCGGTTATGGCGTTCCAAATGGGCAAATATATAGCTGATTTTGCTTTAACGGGCCACCAGTTCTTTAACGGTAAGGTTTTACCGGTAGCACTGTCGACCCCTTAG
- a CDS encoding carbon-nitrogen hydrolase, whose product MSNVKVGLVQMSCTADKQQNLDKAIAKVREAAQQGAQIVCLQELFTSLYFCDEENYDNFQLAEAIPGPSTDAISAVAAELGVVVIASLFEKRAMGVYHNTTAVLDADGTYLGKYRKMHIPDDPGFYEKFYFTPGDLGYKVFKTKFATIGVLICWDQWYPEAARITALMGAEILFYPTAIGWATTQDEATNTEQYNAWQTIQRSHAIANGVHVVSVNRSGHEAGVDFWGGSFVANPFGRVLYQASHTDEEIIVQDLDLNKSDYYRSHWPFLRDRRIDSYQPITKRLIDGD is encoded by the coding sequence ATGAGTAATGTAAAAGTAGGCCTGGTGCAGATGAGCTGCACTGCCGACAAACAACAGAATTTAGATAAGGCAATTGCTAAAGTAAGGGAAGCGGCCCAACAGGGCGCGCAGATAGTTTGTTTACAGGAGCTGTTTACGTCTCTTTATTTTTGCGATGAGGAAAATTACGACAACTTCCAGCTAGCCGAAGCTATTCCTGGCCCATCAACCGACGCGATATCAGCCGTAGCTGCCGAATTAGGCGTTGTGGTAATTGCGTCGCTTTTCGAAAAACGTGCTATGGGCGTTTACCATAATACAACCGCTGTTTTGGATGCTGATGGCACTTACCTTGGCAAATACCGCAAAATGCATATCCCCGATGATCCGGGTTTTTATGAAAAATTCTACTTCACCCCCGGCGATCTGGGCTACAAGGTTTTCAAAACCAAATTTGCCACAATCGGCGTGCTTATCTGCTGGGACCAATGGTACCCCGAAGCTGCCCGCATTACCGCTTTAATGGGTGCCGAGATATTGTTTTATCCAACCGCCATAGGCTGGGCAACCACACAGGATGAAGCCACCAATACCGAGCAATACAACGCATGGCAAACCATACAACGCTCGCACGCGATTGCAAACGGCGTACACGTGGTAAGCGTTAACCGCTCAGGCCATGAGGCAGGCGTTGATTTCTGGGGCGGATCATTCGTTGCCAATCCGTTTGGCCGGGTGCTTTACCAGGCATCGCATACCGACGAAGAGATCATTGTACAGGATCTTGACCTCAATAAATCAGATTACTACAGGAGTCACTGGCCATTTTTGAGGGACAGGAGGATTGATTCTTATCAACCGATAACGAAGAGATTGATAGACGGAGATTAA
- a CDS encoding aromatic amino acid hydroxylase, translating to MATFNDFNNPQVAALPAHLKQFIVEQHYEHYTPVDHAVWRYVMRQNYSYLKNIAYYPYIPGLQKAGLTIEKIPDLQEMNDALAKIGWGAVTVDGFIPPAAFMEYQAYRVLVIAADIRQLNHIEYTPAPDIIHESAGHAPIIADKDYHEYLSYFGSIGAKAMFSSQDFELYEAIRALSILKEMPDADEEELKRAEDLVTHRQDNMGEPSEMALLSRLHWWTVEYGLIGTLEEPKIYGAGLLSSIGESVSCMLPQIKKLWYTIDAVNYTYDITKPQPQLFVTPNFQNLIDVLEQFANTMSFRVGGAYGLKKAIESRNTCTAVYSSGLQVSGTFAEFSTDKNNEPIFIKTIGPTALAVNNKQLKGHGKDYHKDGFSSPVGRLKGYDIPLEDFSATELIVLGIEDGKEVVLNFESGITVSGIVKSVISSEGKMQVITFDNCTVKDIDNKVLFEPDWGVYDMAVDEKITSVFCGAADKEEFVEIVYKSNTDTHHVKYDDRTLELHQLYQQVRNRRHTGGDFGFLGNVWLKLQRDHHDDWLCALEILELLDHENVEPKLAAEIRTFLEQKAANEPEYKKLIRDGFYLIAHPVEQKLVV from the coding sequence ATGGCTACTTTTAATGATTTTAATAACCCGCAGGTTGCGGCATTGCCCGCTCATTTAAAACAATTTATAGTTGAGCAGCACTACGAGCATTACACCCCTGTTGACCATGCCGTGTGGCGCTATGTAATGCGCCAGAATTATAGCTACCTTAAAAATATAGCGTACTATCCTTACATTCCAGGTCTGCAAAAGGCTGGGTTAACTATCGAAAAGATCCCTGATCTGCAGGAAATGAATGATGCGCTTGCTAAAATTGGCTGGGGCGCTGTTACTGTTGATGGCTTTATACCGCCTGCCGCCTTTATGGAATACCAGGCCTACCGGGTATTGGTTATAGCTGCGGATATACGCCAGTTAAATCATATTGAATATACGCCTGCGCCAGATATCATTCATGAGTCAGCAGGCCACGCGCCTATCATTGCTGATAAGGATTATCACGAATACCTGAGTTATTTTGGATCGATAGGGGCTAAGGCGATGTTCTCATCACAGGATTTTGAATTGTATGAGGCGATAAGAGCCTTATCGATATTAAAAGAAATGCCTGATGCCGATGAGGAAGAGCTTAAAAGGGCAGAGGATTTGGTAACTCATCGCCAGGATAATATGGGTGAACCATCGGAAATGGCGCTGTTAAGTCGCCTGCACTGGTGGACAGTGGAGTATGGCCTTATAGGCACACTTGAAGAACCAAAGATATATGGCGCCGGCTTATTATCATCCATAGGTGAAAGTGTAAGCTGTATGCTGCCCCAGATTAAAAAGCTTTGGTACACCATTGATGCCGTAAATTATACTTATGACATTACCAAGCCGCAGCCACAACTGTTTGTAACCCCGAATTTCCAAAACCTGATAGATGTGCTGGAACAGTTCGCCAATACCATGTCGTTCAGGGTTGGCGGCGCGTATGGATTGAAGAAAGCTATTGAAAGCAGGAATACCTGCACGGCGGTTTATAGCTCGGGTTTACAGGTATCAGGTACGTTTGCTGAATTCAGCACAGATAAAAATAATGAACCAATCTTTATTAAAACCATTGGCCCAACGGCACTGGCGGTAAACAATAAACAATTAAAAGGGCATGGTAAGGATTACCACAAGGATGGCTTTAGCTCTCCTGTGGGTAGGTTGAAGGGCTATGATATTCCGTTGGAGGATTTCTCCGCAACAGAGCTCATTGTTTTGGGTATTGAAGATGGTAAGGAAGTTGTTTTGAATTTTGAAAGCGGCATTACCGTAAGTGGGATTGTAAAAAGCGTTATCTCATCCGAAGGAAAAATGCAGGTGATTACTTTTGATAATTGTACGGTTAAGGATATAGACAACAAAGTATTATTTGAGCCCGATTGGGGCGTATATGATATGGCGGTAGATGAAAAGATAACATCAGTTTTTTGCGGCGCTGCCGATAAGGAGGAATTTGTGGAGATAGTTTACAAATCAAACACCGATACGCATCACGTAAAGTATGACGACCGCACGCTTGAACTGCATCAACTGTACCAGCAGGTGCGCAACCGCAGGCATACAGGCGGCGATTTCGGTTTTCTGGGCAATGTTTGGTTAAAGTTGCAACGGGATCATCACGACGACTGGCTTTGCGCCCTGGAAATACTGGAATTGCTCGATCATGAAAATGTTGAACCCAAGCTCGCTGCTGAGATCAGGACTTTTCTTGAACAAAAAGCCGCTAATGAACCGGAGTACAAAAAACTTATAAGGGATGGTTTTTACCTGATAGCGCACCCGGTGGAGCAAAAGTTGGTGGTTTAG
- a CDS encoding four helix bundle protein — translation MSFKFEKLLVWQKAVDLSSDIHTLTKTFPKDELFVLTAQIKRAADSVSLNIAEGSTGQSNAEFNKFLGYALRSDIEVVGCLYLAQKRDLIKEDTFRKLYQQCEEIFVMLNSLRNTLK, via the coding sequence ATGAGTTTTAAGTTTGAGAAATTATTGGTTTGGCAAAAAGCTGTCGACTTATCAAGTGACATACATACTTTAACTAAAACTTTCCCGAAAGATGAACTCTTTGTATTAACCGCACAAATAAAACGGGCCGCCGATTCTGTATCATTAAATATTGCTGAAGGATCAACAGGACAATCTAATGCTGAGTTTAATAAATTTTTAGGCTACGCCTTACGGTCGGATATTGAGGTTGTCGGATGTTTATATCTTGCTCAAAAAAGAGATTTAATTAAAGAAGATACTTTTAGAAAACTATACCAGCAATGTGAAGAGATTTTCGTTATGCTAAACTCTTTACGAAATACGCTAAAATAA
- a CDS encoding cation:proton antiporter domain-containing protein: protein MTSYTTLIILSGLVIFSYLFDLIGGKTKIPSVILLMCLGIIIKQVLNYFGFAALNFDNLLPTLGTLGLVLIVFEGALELRYSRDKNSIIKKSFFSALIILLVTAFLITWIIYQMSGDTIYKCFINAIPFCVISSAVAIPAASNLSKEKKEFIVYESSFSDILTVVLFNFMTNNKQISFASFTKLGAELGVISIVVICSCLLLLYLIGRLTHHVKSFLVISILILVYSIGQLFHLSSLIIVLALGLFLNNASQIKLPWFRKYFIYPNLRYDIKQLFQLSAESAFLMRTFFFIMFGYTMDVYQLEHWTVLINGGFILLGIYAIRFLYIKLVSRTDLMPELVLIPRGLISVLLYYSLPPDMKIKGVETGLLFVVILGTSIILSLGLLATKRQASRQQGDGDFVS from the coding sequence ATGACTTCATATACTACCCTAATTATATTAAGCGGACTAGTTATTTTTTCATACCTGTTTGATCTGATCGGGGGTAAAACCAAAATCCCTTCCGTAATACTATTGATGTGCCTGGGCATCATAATTAAGCAGGTGTTGAATTATTTTGGCTTTGCCGCCTTAAACTTCGATAACCTGCTGCCTACGCTGGGTACGCTGGGGCTTGTACTTATTGTATTTGAGGGCGCGTTGGAGTTACGTTACAGCAGAGATAAGAACAGCATAATTAAAAAATCCTTTTTTTCGGCACTCATTATCCTATTGGTCACCGCGTTCCTCATCACCTGGATCATTTACCAAATGAGCGGCGATACCATTTATAAATGCTTTATCAACGCCATTCCGTTTTGTGTCATCAGTTCGGCGGTGGCCATACCGGCGGCATCAAATCTTAGTAAGGAAAAAAAGGAGTTCATTGTATATGAGTCTTCTTTTTCGGATATACTTACCGTGGTGCTGTTCAACTTCATGACCAATAACAAACAGATCAGTTTCGCATCATTCACAAAATTAGGCGCCGAACTGGGTGTTATTTCCATTGTGGTGATCTGCTCATGCCTGTTATTGCTTTACCTTATCGGCAGGTTAACACATCATGTAAAATCGTTCCTGGTTATCTCTATACTTATACTGGTATATTCTATCGGGCAGCTATTCCATTTGTCCTCGCTGATAATTGTGCTAGCGCTGGGCCTGTTCCTGAACAATGCCAGCCAGATAAAATTGCCCTGGTTCCGGAAATATTTTATTTACCCAAATTTAAGGTATGATATTAAGCAACTGTTCCAGCTCTCCGCCGAAAGCGCCTTTTTGATGCGCACTTTTTTCTTCATCATGTTTGGTTATACCATGGACGTGTACCAATTGGAACATTGGACAGTTTTAATAAACGGCGGCTTTATATTGCTGGGCATTTATGCGATCAGATTCTTGTACATTAAACTAGTATCAAGAACCGACCTGATGCCCGAGCTGGTACTGATACCCCGCGGGTTAATAAGCGTACTACTCTATTACAGTCTGCCGCCTGACATGAAAATTAAAGGCGTAGAGACAGGATTACTGTTTGTAGTGATATTGGGGACCAGTATAATTTTAAGTCTGGGATTGCTGGCTACTAAAAGGCAGGCGAGCAGGCAGCAAGGGGATGGGGATTTTGTTAGTTAG
- a CDS encoding dienelactone hydrolase family protein — MENQQNYVSMHVADGSNMAGYTAFPQNKTTDLPAIILLQEAFGVNHHMRNVADRFAKDGYAVIAPELFHRTAPVGFEGAYNDFPAVMPHMQALTTDGLIADLNACYQWLTEQDNIDNSKIFSIGYCLGARVSFLANATLPLKAGVSYYGGSMDQYADKAANLHGKHLFFWGGLDKHIKQENIDTVISSVEAAGKDYINVKISYADHGFNCDEKPSYNKVAAKEALALTLAFINQ; from the coding sequence ATGGAAAACCAACAAAATTACGTCAGCATGCACGTTGCCGATGGCAGCAATATGGCTGGCTATACTGCTTTCCCACAAAATAAAACTACTGATCTGCCTGCTATTATATTGCTGCAGGAAGCTTTTGGCGTAAACCACCACATGCGTAATGTGGCCGATCGCTTTGCCAAGGATGGCTATGCTGTAATAGCCCCCGAGCTTTTTCACCGCACAGCGCCGGTAGGTTTTGAGGGCGCTTATAATGATTTCCCTGCTGTAATGCCACATATGCAGGCATTAACTACCGACGGACTTATAGCCGACCTTAATGCCTGCTACCAATGGCTAACCGAACAGGATAATATTGACAACAGCAAAATATTCAGCATAGGTTATTGCCTGGGTGCCAGGGTATCATTTTTAGCAAATGCTACTTTACCACTTAAAGCAGGCGTATCCTACTACGGCGGCAGTATGGACCAATATGCAGATAAAGCTGCCAATCTGCATGGCAAACACCTGTTTTTTTGGGGTGGACTGGACAAACATATCAAACAGGAAAATATCGACACCGTTATAAGCTCCGTTGAAGCCGCCGGCAAAGATTATATCAACGTAAAAATATCATATGCCGACCATGGCTTTAATTGCGATGAAAAACCAAGCTATAACAAAGTAGCAGCAAAAGAAGCGCTGGCATTGACGTTGGCTTTTATAAATCAGTAA
- the namA gene encoding NADPH dehydrogenase NamA encodes MPHLFSPLKIKNIELRNRIAVSPMCEYSSEDGFANDWHLVHLGSRAVGGAGLIITEATAVSPEGRISPGDLGIYKDEHIEKLKQITGFIHAHGAVAGVQLVHAGRKASHQRPWEGGAQIHSTAPGGWKSVAPSAVPFTDAEEAPLALDKAGIEKVKADFKVAAGRALKAGFKVIELHGAHGYLIHEFLSPISNKRTDEYGGSFENRIRFLLELLAAVKEVWPGDNLLFVRISASDWTEGGWTSSDSVALAEILKNKGIDLIDCSSGGNVAAAKIPVGPGYQVQFSEAVRTTGILTGAVGLITEPLQADSIIQNGHADIVFLAREMLRDPYFPLRAAHELGHEVKWPVQYERAKWQAPRPPKG; translated from the coding sequence ATGCCACATCTATTTTCCCCACTAAAAATAAAGAACATTGAATTAAGGAACCGTATTGCTGTATCGCCCATGTGCGAGTATTCCAGCGAGGATGGTTTTGCTAACGATTGGCACTTAGTGCATTTAGGCAGCAGGGCAGTTGGCGGTGCCGGATTAATTATTACCGAAGCAACAGCCGTATCGCCCGAGGGCAGGATCTCGCCCGGCGATCTGGGGATTTATAAGGATGAGCATATTGAAAAACTAAAACAGATCACCGGTTTTATACATGCGCATGGCGCTGTTGCCGGTGTGCAACTGGTCCATGCTGGTAGAAAGGCCAGTCACCAAAGACCATGGGAGGGAGGTGCGCAAATACATTCCACAGCACCGGGCGGATGGAAGTCTGTTGCCCCAAGCGCTGTGCCTTTTACAGATGCCGAGGAAGCACCGCTGGCGCTGGATAAAGCAGGCATTGAAAAAGTTAAAGCTGATTTTAAAGTTGCGGCAGGAAGGGCCCTGAAAGCAGGTTTTAAAGTGATAGAGCTGCATGGCGCGCATGGTTATCTGATCCATGAATTTTTATCGCCAATAAGTAATAAACGTACAGATGAATATGGCGGTTCATTTGAAAACAGGATCAGGTTTTTGTTAGAGTTGTTAGCAGCTGTTAAGGAAGTTTGGCCCGGGGATAATCTTTTGTTTGTAAGGATCTCAGCAAGCGACTGGACGGAAGGCGGCTGGACAAGCAGTGATTCCGTAGCCTTAGCCGAAATATTAAAAAATAAAGGCATCGACCTGATTGATTGCTCGTCTGGCGGTAACGTAGCTGCTGCAAAAATCCCTGTTGGCCCGGGTTACCAGGTGCAGTTTTCCGAAGCAGTACGTACAACGGGTATATTAACAGGCGCGGTAGGTTTAATAACCGAGCCCCTGCAAGCCGACAGTATTATACAGAACGGCCACGCCGATATAGTGTTCCTGGCCCGTGAAATGCTGCGCGACCCATATTTCCCGCTCCGTGCTGCGCACGAGCTTGGTCATGAAGTGAAATGGCCGGTGCAATATGAGCGCGCTAAGTGGCAGGCCCCCCGGCCCCCGAAAGGGTGA